One segment of Armatimonadota bacterium DNA contains the following:
- a CDS encoding PEP-utilizing enzyme, with protein MKRAFPSPFEIPTPPGAEGWEEMYPPYLRFSEHRRATEESRLWVWNSMHFPEPIYPFDIITADDGYIGIGQINARVFLLPTALGIEHRVLNGYVYISGIPVTDPGEVGRRAQIFAERAGYYYRNWNDLYEKWLGKVQETIRELEALRVPDLPEVEPDSVVTEGRGLASAYDLLVAYHRLLESFCKIYQYHFELLVLGYAAYLSFTQFCRQHFPEIPDQTIARMVAGLEQDIPIFRPDEELKRLARLAVALGVAPVVKRTKTPQELEEALSATEAGRRWLQEFHGAKHPWFYYSCGNGFYHYHGSWVENLDVPLSAIRRYVELVEAGERIDRDVAGLIAERDRITAAYRALLPDEDTRRAFDEALGLARTVFPYVEGHGFYVEHWHWTVFWQKARQFGALLAKHGFLRQPQDVFCLHRHEVAQALEELRLTWATGAEPLGPKYWPPIVARRRAILERLREWTPPPALGPAPDEVTDPMLIMLWGVTTERIQEWLGQAEGGEKALTGYAASPGVVEGTARVIRAVEQLDEVQPGEILVAPLTMANWTPVFARIRAVVCDIGGIMSHAAIVAREYGLPAVVGTRFGTTRIRTGQRIRVDGDRGVVTVLE; from the coding sequence ATGAAGCGTGCGTTCCCTAGCCCGTTCGAGATCCCCACCCCGCCGGGCGCGGAGGGGTGGGAGGAGATGTACCCGCCCTATCTCCGCTTCAGTGAGCACCGGAGGGCGACGGAGGAAAGCCGGCTGTGGGTGTGGAACAGCATGCACTTTCCGGAGCCCATCTACCCCTTCGACATCATCACCGCGGACGACGGGTACATCGGCATCGGACAGATCAACGCCCGCGTGTTTTTGCTCCCCACAGCCCTGGGCATCGAGCACCGGGTGCTCAACGGCTACGTTTACATCAGCGGGATCCCGGTGACGGACCCCGGGGAAGTGGGGCGTCGGGCCCAGATCTTCGCGGAACGGGCGGGCTATTACTACCGGAACTGGAACGACCTGTATGAAAAATGGCTGGGGAAGGTGCAGGAGACCATCCGCGAGCTGGAGGCCCTGCGGGTGCCAGACCTGCCGGAAGTGGAGCCGGATTCGGTGGTGACGGAAGGCCGCGGGCTGGCCTCCGCCTACGACCTCCTCGTAGCGTACCACCGCCTGCTGGAGAGTTTCTGCAAGATCTATCAATACCACTTCGAGCTGCTGGTGTTGGGATACGCGGCTTATCTGAGCTTCACCCAATTCTGCAGGCAGCACTTCCCCGAGATCCCCGATCAGACCATCGCGAGGATGGTGGCAGGTCTGGAGCAGGACATTCCCATCTTCCGACCGGACGAGGAGCTGAAGCGCCTTGCGCGCCTCGCGGTGGCATTGGGGGTGGCTCCTGTGGTCAAGCGGACAAAGACTCCTCAGGAGCTGGAGGAGGCCCTCTCCGCGACGGAGGCGGGAAGACGCTGGCTACAGGAGTTTCACGGGGCCAAACACCCGTGGTTCTACTACTCCTGCGGCAACGGCTTCTACCACTACCACGGCAGCTGGGTGGAGAACCTGGACGTCCCGCTGAGCGCCATCCGACGGTATGTGGAGCTGGTGGAGGCAGGCGAACGGATCGACCGGGACGTGGCCGGCCTCATCGCGGAGCGGGATCGGATTACCGCGGCCTACCGCGCCCTGCTTCCGGACGAGGACACCCGCCGGGCCTTCGACGAGGCCCTGGGGCTCGCGCGCACGGTGTTCCCCTACGTGGAGGGACACGGGTTCTACGTGGAGCACTGGCACTGGACCGTGTTCTGGCAGAAGGCCCGACAGTTCGGGGCGCTGCTGGCGAAGCACGGGTTTCTGCGCCAGCCCCAGGACGTCTTCTGCCTGCACCGCCATGAGGTGGCTCAGGCTCTGGAGGAACTCCGGCTCACGTGGGCCACGGGCGCGGAACCCCTGGGCCCCAAGTACTGGCCGCCCATCGTGGCCCGCCGTCGGGCCATCCTAGAGCGGCTGCGGGAGTGGACGCCGCCCCCGGCTCTGGGCCCCGCGCCGGACGAGGTAACGGATCCCATGCTCATCATGCTGTGGGGCGTGACCACGGAGCGCATCCAGGAGTGGCTCGGGCAGGCGGAGGGAGGGGAGAAGGCCCTCACCGGGTATGCCGCCTCCCCCGGGGTGGTGGAGGGGACGGCCCGGGTGATCCGGGCGGTGGAGCAGCTGGATGAGGTGCAGCCCGGGGAGATCCTGGTGGCGCCCCTCACCATGGCCAACTGGACACCGGTGTTCGCCCGCATTCGCGCAGTGGTGTGCGACATCGGCGGGATCATGAGCCACGCAGCCATCGTGGCCCGGGAGTACGGACTGCCGGCCGTGGTGGGTACGCGCTTCGGGACCACCCGGATCCGCACCGGACAACGGATTCGGGTGGACGGGGATCGCGGGGTGGTGACCGTTCTGGAGTGA
- the rplA gene encoding 50S ribosomal protein L1: protein MAKRSKRYLEAAKQVDRTHLYDPREAVRLVKATANARFDETVEAAIRLGVDPKHADQQVRGTVVLPHGTGRPVRVLVFAKGDKAKEAEAAGADFVGAEELIAKIQEGWLDFDVAVATPDMMPLVGRLGRILGPRGLMPNPKAGTVTFDVGKAVRELKGGRIEFRVDKSGIIHAPLGKASFPEEALLENFLALLDAVVRARPAAVKGAYLRSIALSSTMGPSVRVDPAKAQAALSGRAA from the coding sequence ATGGCCAAGCGCAGCAAGCGGTACCTGGAGGCGGCAAAGCAGGTGGATCGCACGCACCTATACGACCCCCGGGAGGCCGTGCGCCTGGTGAAGGCGACTGCGAACGCACGGTTCGACGAGACGGTGGAAGCAGCCATCCGGCTGGGGGTGGATCCCAAACACGCGGACCAGCAGGTGCGGGGCACCGTGGTCCTTCCCCACGGCACGGGCAGACCTGTGCGGGTGCTGGTCTTCGCCAAGGGCGACAAGGCCAAGGAGGCGGAGGCGGCAGGAGCCGATTTCGTTGGGGCGGAGGAACTCATCGCCAAGATCCAGGAGGGATGGCTGGACTTCGACGTGGCCGTGGCCACTCCGGACATGATGCCCCTGGTGGGCCGGCTGGGACGGATCCTGGGACCCCGGGGGCTCATGCCCAACCCCAAGGCCGGAACCGTGACCTTCGATGTGGGAAAGGCGGTCCGAGAGCTGAAGGGGGGGCGGATCGAGTTCCGGGTGGATAAGTCCGGGATCATCCACGCCCCGCTGGGGAAAGCCTCCTTCCCGGAGGAGGCCCTCCTGGAGAACTTCCTCGCCCTCCTGGATGCGGTGGTCCGGGCCCGCCCCGCGGCGGTGAAGGGAGCCTACCTGCGCAGCATTGCCCTCTCCTCCACCATGGGGCCTTCCGTGCGGGTGGACCCCGCCAAAGCCCAGGCGGCCCTCAGCGGCCGAGCCGCGTAG
- the rpoB gene encoding DNA-directed RNA polymerase subunit beta produces the protein MSPAHSEGIQRAPDLGLGRVVRRGRRERVSFGKLQEILEPPDLLEVQRKSFRWFIEEGIREVFQEISPIYDFTGNFELHFAVPPEEKRRRRVAEATDVFHFTEGILDFGGYYLEAPKYSPEEARERDATYSAALKVRVRLVVRETGEIKEQDVFMGDLPLMTANGTFVINGAERVVVSQLVRSAGVYYDYITDSSGRQLPAATVIPQRGAWLEFEIDASGGVYVRIDRSRKIPATVLLRAVGYESDEVIRRLYDDDRAILTTLEKDPTRDRTSALIEIYKRQRPGDPPTVESATAMLQQLFFEPRRYDLGKVGRYKLNRRLGLNLPLDVRVLTPEDIAQIIRYLIALHNGQGEPDDIDHLGNRRVRAVGELLQNQFRIGMLRMERVIRERMTIQEMDQVTPQVLINIRPVTAAIKEFFGSSQLSQFMDQTNPLSELRHKRRLSALGPGGLSRERAGFEVRDVHPSHYGRVCPIETPEGPNIGLISSLATYARVNDLGFIETPYRRVRDGRVTDEIVYLTADEEEKYTIAQANAADAAMDENGMLPERVVARQAKGHPVVVRREEVDFIDVSPKQMVSVTTSLIPFLEHDDGTRALMGSNMQTQAVPLLRSEAPFVGTGMEYRAALDSGALVVAKEDGVVESVTADEIVVRGQHRTVYKLTKFRRSNQGTCINQRPIVRSGQFVRAGEILADGPATDHGELALGHNVLVAFMPWEGYNYEDAIIISERLLKKDYFTSIHIEEYEVEARDTKLGPEEITRDIPNVSEDALRDLDERGIVRIGAEVRTGDILVGKVTPKGETELTAEERLLRAIFGEKAREVRDTSLRVPHGEKGKVVGVRVFSREAGDELPPGVNQMVRVYVAQKRKITVGDKMAGRHGNKGVVAKIAPEEDMPYLPDGTPVDIVLNPLGVPSRMNVGQVLETTLGWVCKELGFYAEVPVFDGARESEIEQLLEQAGLPRTGKLQLYDGRTGLPFDHPCPVGWIYMMKLLHLVEDKIHARSTGPYSLITQQPLGGKAQFGGQRFGEMEVWALEAYGAASTLQELLTVKSDDVTGRVKTYEAIVKGENIQEPGVPESFKVLVKELQALCLDVRVLSADRREIDLREMEEEVVDTVRSLGINLEGEEALMEEPI, from the coding sequence ATGAGTCCTGCCCACTCGGAGGGAATCCAGCGGGCCCCGGACCTCGGTCTCGGCCGCGTGGTCCGACGTGGCCGGCGGGAACGTGTTTCCTTCGGTAAGCTCCAGGAGATCCTGGAGCCGCCGGATCTCCTGGAGGTGCAGCGGAAGTCCTTCCGCTGGTTCATCGAAGAGGGGATCCGCGAGGTCTTTCAGGAGATCTCCCCCATTTATGACTTCACGGGGAACTTCGAGCTGCACTTCGCCGTCCCTCCGGAGGAGAAGCGCCGTCGCAGGGTAGCGGAGGCTACGGACGTCTTCCACTTCACGGAGGGCATCCTGGACTTCGGAGGCTACTATCTGGAGGCCCCGAAGTACTCCCCGGAGGAGGCCCGGGAGCGGGACGCAACCTACAGTGCGGCCCTGAAGGTGCGGGTCCGACTCGTGGTCCGGGAGACGGGGGAGATCAAGGAGCAGGATGTCTTCATGGGCGATCTCCCCCTCATGACCGCAAACGGCACCTTCGTCATCAACGGGGCCGAGCGGGTGGTGGTGAGCCAGCTGGTCCGCTCCGCGGGTGTATACTACGACTACATCACGGACAGCAGCGGCCGGCAGCTCCCCGCCGCCACCGTGATCCCCCAGCGGGGGGCCTGGCTGGAGTTCGAGATCGATGCCTCCGGGGGCGTGTACGTCCGCATCGACCGGTCCCGGAAGATTCCCGCCACCGTGCTCCTCCGGGCGGTGGGGTATGAGTCCGACGAGGTGATCCGGCGGCTGTACGACGATGACCGGGCCATCCTCACCACCCTGGAGAAGGATCCCACCCGGGATCGGACCAGTGCCCTCATCGAGATCTACAAACGGCAGCGGCCCGGGGATCCGCCCACCGTGGAATCCGCCACGGCCATGCTGCAGCAGCTCTTTTTCGAGCCCAGACGGTACGACCTTGGCAAGGTAGGTCGGTACAAGCTCAACAGGAGGCTGGGACTCAATCTGCCCCTGGACGTCCGGGTCCTGACCCCGGAGGACATCGCCCAGATTATCCGTTACCTCATCGCCCTCCACAACGGCCAGGGCGAGCCGGATGACATCGACCACCTCGGGAACCGGCGGGTCCGGGCGGTAGGGGAACTCTTGCAGAACCAGTTCCGGATCGGGATGCTCCGCATGGAGCGGGTGATCCGGGAACGGATGACCATCCAGGAGATGGACCAGGTCACCCCTCAAGTCCTCATCAACATCCGGCCGGTGACCGCGGCCATCAAGGAGTTCTTCGGCAGTAGCCAGCTGTCCCAGTTCATGGACCAGACCAACCCCCTCTCGGAGCTGCGGCACAAGCGCCGGCTCTCGGCCCTGGGTCCCGGAGGTCTGAGCCGGGAGCGGGCGGGATTTGAGGTGCGGGATGTGCATCCCTCCCACTACGGTCGGGTCTGCCCCATCGAGACCCCGGAGGGGCCCAACATCGGCCTCATCTCCTCCCTGGCCACCTACGCGCGGGTGAACGACTTGGGGTTCATCGAGACCCCTTACCGCCGGGTGCGGGACGGACGGGTGACGGACGAGATCGTCTACCTCACCGCGGACGAGGAGGAGAAGTACACCATCGCCCAGGCCAATGCGGCCGATGCGGCCATGGATGAGAACGGGATGTTGCCGGAGCGGGTGGTGGCCCGACAGGCGAAAGGGCATCCCGTAGTGGTGCGGCGAGAGGAGGTGGACTTCATCGACGTCTCCCCCAAGCAGATGGTCTCCGTCACCACTTCCCTCATCCCATTCCTGGAGCACGACGACGGCACCCGGGCCCTCATGGGCTCGAACATGCAGACCCAGGCGGTTCCCCTCCTCCGGTCGGAGGCTCCCTTCGTAGGCACGGGGATGGAGTACCGGGCAGCCCTGGACTCCGGGGCTTTGGTGGTGGCCAAGGAGGATGGGGTAGTGGAATCCGTCACCGCAGATGAGATCGTGGTCCGTGGGCAGCACCGCACCGTCTACAAGCTCACGAAGTTCCGGCGCAGCAACCAGGGCACCTGCATCAACCAACGTCCCATCGTGCGTTCCGGGCAGTTCGTGCGGGCGGGGGAAATCCTGGCGGACGGCCCGGCCACGGACCACGGAGAGCTGGCGTTGGGGCACAACGTACTGGTGGCCTTCATGCCCTGGGAGGGATACAACTACGAGGACGCCATCATCATCAGCGAGCGGCTTCTCAAGAAGGACTACTTCACCAGCATCCACATCGAGGAGTACGAGGTGGAGGCCCGGGACACGAAGCTGGGCCCCGAGGAGATCACCCGGGACATCCCCAACGTCAGCGAGGACGCCCTCCGGGATCTGGACGAGCGCGGGATCGTGCGTATCGGCGCGGAGGTGCGCACGGGGGACATCCTGGTGGGCAAGGTAACGCCCAAGGGTGAGACGGAGCTCACCGCGGAGGAGCGGCTGCTGCGGGCCATCTTCGGAGAGAAAGCCCGGGAGGTGCGGGACACCTCTCTCCGGGTGCCTCACGGGGAGAAGGGCAAGGTGGTGGGCGTCAGGGTGTTCAGCCGGGAGGCGGGGGACGAGCTGCCACCCGGCGTAAACCAGATGGTGCGGGTGTACGTGGCCCAGAAGCGGAAGATCACCGTGGGGGACAAGATGGCGGGCCGGCATGGCAACAAGGGGGTGGTGGCCAAGATCGCCCCCGAGGAAGACATGCCCTACCTCCCCGATGGGACCCCCGTGGACATCGTGCTCAACCCTCTCGGGGTTCCCAGCCGCATGAACGTGGGGCAGGTTCTGGAGACCACCCTGGGGTGGGTCTGCAAGGAACTGGGGTTCTACGCAGAAGTTCCCGTCTTCGACGGTGCCCGGGAATCGGAAATTGAGCAGCTCCTGGAGCAGGCGGGTCTGCCCCGCACGGGGAAACTCCAGCTCTACGACGGGCGCACGGGGCTGCCCTTCGACCACCCCTGCCCCGTGGGCTGGATCTATATGATGAAGCTCCTGCACCTGGTGGAGGACAAGATCCACGCCCGCAGCACGGGACCCTACAGTCTCATCACCCAGCAGCCGCTCGGCGGCAAGGCTCAGTTCGGCGGCCAGCGGTTCGGGGAGATGGAGGTGTGGGCCCTGGAGGCGTACGGGGCTGCCAGCACCCTGCAGGAGCTGCTGACGGTGAAGAGCGACGACGTCACGGGGCGTGTGAAGACCTACGAAGCCATCGTGAAGGGCGAGAACATCCAGGAACCCGGAGTGCCGGAGTCCTTCAAGGTGCTGGTGAAGGAGCTCCAGGCCCTGTGCTTGGACGTCCGGGTCCTGAGCGCGGACCGGCGGGAGATCGATCTCCGGGAGATGGAGGAGGAGGTGGTGGATACCGTCCGGTCCCTGGGCATCAACCTGGAGGGCGAGGAAGCCCTGATGGAGGAGCCCATCTGA
- the rplJ gene encoding 50S ribosomal protein L10: MPKPEKVQAVQELRDRLQRVRGLVLTDFRGLSVPEMESLREALRRNGVELRVVKNTLFGLAAQEAGLTGMEAFLEGPTAVAFAYDDPTVPARTVMEFIRQHRKLEVKGGLVEGRVLDAAGVRALAELPSRGELLARVVGGIQAPLGGLVRVLTGLQRNLVYVLDQIREKRESQA; the protein is encoded by the coding sequence ATGCCAAAGCCGGAGAAGGTTCAAGCAGTCCAGGAGCTCCGGGACCGGTTGCAGCGGGTCCGGGGCCTCGTCCTCACGGACTTCCGTGGCCTCTCGGTGCCAGAGATGGAAAGCCTGCGGGAGGCTCTCCGCAGAAACGGAGTGGAACTGCGGGTGGTGAAGAACACCCTCTTCGGTCTCGCGGCCCAGGAGGCGGGCCTCACAGGGATGGAGGCCTTCCTGGAGGGCCCCACCGCGGTGGCCTTCGCCTACGACGACCCCACAGTCCCGGCCCGCACCGTGATGGAGTTCATCCGGCAGCACCGGAAGCTGGAGGTCAAAGGGGGACTCGTGGAGGGACGGGTCTTGGATGCGGCAGGGGTGCGGGCCCTGGCGGAGCTCCCCAGCCGGGGCGAGCTCCTGGCCCGGGTGGTGGGAGGAATCCAGGCCCCGCTGGGAGGCCTGGTGCGGGTGCTCACCGGCCTGCAGCGGAACCTAGTCTACGTCCTGGATCAGATCCGGGAGAAGCGGGAATCCCAGGCATAA
- the rplK gene encoding 50S ribosomal protein L11: MAKKVVAVVKLQLPAGKATPAPPVGTALGPHGINIMEFCRAYNERTASQAGLIVPVEITIYADRSFTFVTKTPPASVLLKKAAGIEVGSPEPNKKKVGRVTRQQVEEIARLKMPDLNARSLEAAVRMIEGTARSMGIEIVD, translated from the coding sequence ATGGCGAAGAAAGTGGTCGCGGTAGTCAAGCTGCAGCTCCCCGCGGGGAAGGCCACTCCGGCTCCGCCCGTGGGCACCGCCCTGGGGCCGCACGGCATCAACATTATGGAATTCTGTCGGGCCTACAACGAGCGCACGGCCTCCCAGGCGGGCCTCATCGTGCCCGTGGAGATCACCATCTATGCGGACCGATCCTTCACCTTCGTCACCAAGACCCCGCCGGCCTCCGTGCTCCTCAAAAAGGCCGCGGGAATTGAGGTGGGCTCTCCCGAGCCCAATAAGAAGAAGGTGGGCCGGGTCACCCGCCAGCAGGTGGAGGAAATCGCCCGGCTCAAGATGCCCGATCTCAACGCCCGATCACTGGAGGCAGCGGTACGGATGATCGAGGGGACGGCCCGGAGCATGGGCATCGAGATCGTGGACTAG
- the rpoC gene encoding DNA-directed RNA polymerase subunit beta' — MQDVNAFDAIQIRLASPEQIRMWSRGEVKKPETINYRTLKPERDGLFCERIFGPVRDWECHCGKYKRIRYKGIICDRCGVEVTRSKVRRERMGHIELAAPVVHIWYLKGVPSRLGLLLDISPRALERVVYFAAYIVIDPGTVKELQPKQLLTENEYRELREKYGNAFRAGMGAEAIRELLLQLDLDAESKKLREELKTAQGQRRIKILKRLEVIEAFRKSGNRPEWMVLEVLPVIPPDLRPMVQLDGGRFATSDLNDLYRRVINRNNRLKRLLDLGAPEIIVRNEKRMLQEAVDALIDNGRRGRPVTGPNNRPLKSLSDLLKGKQGRFRQNLLGKRVDYSGRSVIVVGPKLKLHQCGLPKEMALELFKPFVMKKLVERNLAQNIKNAKRMVERQRPEVWDVLEDVVKEHPVLLNRAPTLHRLGIQAFEPVLIEGKAIQIHPLVCTAYNADFDGDQMAVHVPLSAAAQAEARLLMLSSYNILLPASGKAVASPQRDIVFGCYYLTLERPGTKGEGKVFSTSAEVLLAYEHGVVDLHAKIKVRLAPGTEPIETTVGRVIFNEALPEELRFVDQVCDRKVLSQIVTDAYYRLGPTKTAQLLDALKELGFRYATQSGMGIAMTDLVIPPEKEQIVADAERKVEVINQQYRRGLITDEERYLRTIDVWNEATEAITNAMLKHFDPFNPLYMMAQSGARGNMQQIRQLAGMRGLFADPSGRIIEIPIKSNFREGLTVLEYFIGMHGQRKGLADTAIRTSESGYLTRRLVDVAQDVMVREEDCGTDRFIWMEPARQGNEIAVPLRDRIVGRIAARDVYPPEGTTPLVRAGEEIAEEIAEALEEAGIERVPVRSVLTCETRYGVCSRCYGRNLATGKLVEVGEAVGVIAAQSIGEPGTQLTMRTFHTGGIAGFDITQGLPRVEELFEARKPKGQAIMAEIPGRISIVEERRTRKVVVQGKEETREYVVPFGQRLLVSQGEFVEAGQQLTEGPLNPHDILRILGVEAVQRYLVEEIQSVYRSQGVEINDKHIEIIVRQMLRRVKIRDEGDTEFLPGEIVDVFAFQEENRKVQARGGRPAEADPVLMGITKAALATESWLSAASFQETTRVLTDAATKGKVDPLLGLKENVIIGKLIPAGTGMPRYRQMKVAAEL; from the coding sequence ATGCAGGACGTGAACGCCTTTGATGCCATTCAGATCCGGCTCGCCTCTCCTGAGCAGATCCGCATGTGGTCCCGGGGCGAGGTGAAGAAGCCGGAGACCATCAACTATCGGACCCTCAAGCCCGAGCGGGATGGCCTCTTCTGCGAGCGCATTTTCGGCCCCGTGCGGGACTGGGAGTGCCACTGCGGGAAGTACAAGCGCATCCGCTACAAGGGCATCATCTGCGATCGGTGCGGGGTGGAGGTCACCCGTTCGAAGGTGCGGCGGGAGCGGATGGGCCACATCGAGCTGGCTGCGCCCGTGGTCCACATCTGGTACCTGAAGGGGGTCCCTAGCCGGCTGGGTCTCCTGCTGGACATCTCGCCCCGGGCCCTGGAGCGGGTGGTGTACTTCGCCGCCTACATCGTCATCGATCCAGGGACCGTGAAGGAGCTGCAGCCCAAGCAGCTCCTCACGGAGAACGAGTACCGGGAGCTGCGGGAGAAGTACGGGAACGCCTTCCGGGCTGGCATGGGGGCGGAGGCCATCCGGGAGCTGCTGCTGCAGCTGGACCTGGACGCGGAGTCCAAGAAGCTGCGGGAGGAGCTGAAGACGGCTCAGGGCCAGCGACGCATCAAGATCCTCAAGCGACTGGAAGTCATCGAGGCCTTCCGGAAGAGCGGCAACCGGCCGGAATGGATGGTCCTGGAGGTCCTTCCCGTCATCCCGCCGGACCTGCGGCCCATGGTGCAGCTGGACGGCGGTCGGTTTGCCACCAGCGACCTCAACGACCTCTACCGCCGGGTCATCAACCGCAACAACCGCCTCAAGCGCCTGCTGGATCTGGGAGCCCCCGAGATCATCGTGCGCAACGAGAAGCGGATGCTCCAGGAGGCGGTGGATGCCCTCATCGACAACGGGCGCCGAGGCCGGCCGGTGACGGGCCCCAACAACCGGCCCCTGAAGTCCTTGAGCGACCTCCTCAAGGGGAAGCAGGGGCGGTTCCGCCAGAACCTCCTCGGCAAGCGGGTGGACTACTCCGGCCGCTCCGTCATTGTGGTGGGCCCCAAGTTGAAGCTCCACCAGTGCGGGCTCCCCAAGGAGATGGCCCTGGAGCTCTTCAAGCCCTTCGTGATGAAGAAGCTGGTGGAGCGGAACCTGGCGCAGAACATCAAGAACGCCAAGCGCATGGTGGAACGTCAGCGCCCTGAAGTGTGGGACGTGCTGGAGGACGTGGTGAAGGAGCACCCCGTGCTCCTCAACCGGGCCCCCACCCTCCACCGGCTGGGCATCCAGGCGTTTGAACCCGTGCTCATCGAGGGCAAGGCCATCCAGATCCACCCCCTCGTGTGCACCGCCTACAACGCGGACTTCGACGGCGACCAGATGGCGGTACACGTTCCCCTCAGCGCGGCGGCCCAGGCGGAGGCGCGGCTGTTGATGCTCTCTTCCTACAATATCCTCCTGCCGGCCTCTGGGAAGGCCGTGGCGAGCCCACAGCGGGACATCGTCTTCGGATGCTACTACCTTACCCTGGAGCGTCCGGGGACGAAGGGGGAGGGCAAAGTCTTTAGTACCTCCGCGGAGGTGTTACTGGCCTACGAGCACGGAGTGGTGGACCTGCATGCAAAGATCAAGGTGCGGCTGGCCCCCGGCACGGAGCCCATCGAGACCACGGTAGGCCGGGTGATCTTCAACGAAGCCCTGCCCGAGGAACTGCGGTTCGTGGACCAAGTGTGCGACCGGAAGGTTCTGAGCCAGATCGTCACGGACGCCTACTACCGGCTGGGGCCCACGAAGACCGCACAGCTCCTGGACGCCCTCAAGGAGCTGGGGTTCCGCTACGCCACCCAGTCCGGGATGGGCATCGCCATGACGGACCTGGTGATCCCGCCCGAGAAGGAGCAGATCGTGGCGGACGCGGAACGGAAGGTGGAAGTCATCAACCAGCAGTACCGCCGGGGCCTCATCACGGACGAGGAGCGGTACCTGCGCACCATCGATGTGTGGAACGAAGCCACGGAGGCCATCACCAACGCCATGCTCAAGCACTTCGATCCCTTCAACCCGCTCTACATGATGGCTCAGTCGGGTGCCCGGGGGAACATGCAGCAGATCCGGCAGCTGGCGGGCATGCGGGGGCTGTTCGCGGACCCCTCCGGCCGCATCATCGAGATCCCCATCAAGAGCAACTTCCGGGAGGGGCTCACGGTCCTGGAGTACTTCATCGGAATGCACGGCCAGCGCAAGGGCCTGGCGGACACCGCCATCCGGACCTCGGAGTCCGGATATCTCACCCGGCGACTGGTGGACGTGGCCCAGGATGTGATGGTACGGGAGGAGGACTGCGGAACGGACCGATTCATCTGGATGGAGCCCGCCCGTCAGGGCAACGAGATCGCCGTTCCGCTCCGGGATCGCATCGTGGGCCGCATCGCGGCCCGGGACGTCTACCCACCGGAGGGCACCACCCCCCTCGTCCGGGCCGGGGAGGAGATCGCGGAGGAGATCGCGGAGGCCCTGGAGGAGGCAGGAATCGAGCGGGTGCCCGTGCGAAGCGTGCTCACCTGCGAGACCCGGTACGGGGTGTGCAGCAGGTGTTACGGCCGCAACCTGGCCACCGGGAAGCTCGTGGAGGTGGGGGAAGCCGTGGGGGTGATCGCGGCCCAGTCCATCGGGGAGCCCGGAACGCAGCTCACCATGCGCACCTTCCACACGGGGGGAATCGCAGGGTTCGACATCACCCAGGGTCTGCCCCGGGTGGAGGAACTCTTTGAGGCCCGTAAGCCCAAGGGGCAGGCCATCATGGCGGAGATTCCAGGCCGGATTTCCATCGTGGAGGAGAGGCGAACCCGAAAGGTGGTGGTCCAGGGCAAGGAGGAGACCCGGGAGTACGTGGTGCCCTTCGGCCAGCGGCTCCTAGTTTCCCAGGGGGAGTTCGTGGAGGCGGGCCAGCAGCTCACGGAGGGGCCCCTCAACCCCCACGATATCCTGCGCATCCTGGGTGTGGAGGCGGTGCAGCGCTACCTCGTGGAGGAAATCCAGAGCGTGTACCGCTCCCAGGGCGTGGAGATCAACGACAAGCACATCGAGATCATCGTGCGCCAGATGCTGCGGCGGGTGAAGATTCGGGACGAGGGCGACACGGAGTTCCTCCCCGGGGAGATCGTGGACGTGTTCGCCTTCCAGGAGGAGAACCGGAAGGTCCAGGCGCGGGGCGGGCGGCCTGCGGAGGCGGATCCCGTGCTCATGGGCATCACCAAAGCGGCCCTGGCCACGGAGTCGTGGCTGTCCGCGGCGAGCTTTCAGGAGACCACCCGGGTGCTCACGGACGCAGCGACGAAGGGCAAGGTGGATCCTCTGCTGGGTCTGAAGGAGAACGTAATTATCGGGAAACTCATCCCCGCCGGCACCGGCATGCCACGGTACCGGCAGATGAAGGTGGCGGCGGAGCTCTAA
- the rplL gene encoding 50S ribosomal protein L7/L12, whose protein sequence is MSSRTQEIVEAISNLTVLELAELVKALEERFGVTAAAPVAVAAPATPAPTAAPPVEEQTEFDVILKSAGANKIQVIKVVRELTGLGLKEAKDLVDGAPKPVKERVSKQEAEAIKAKLVEVGAEVEIK, encoded by the coding sequence ATGTCCAGCAGGACCCAGGAGATCGTGGAGGCCATCAGCAACCTCACCGTGCTGGAGCTGGCGGAGCTCGTGAAGGCCCTGGAGGAGAGGTTCGGAGTAACCGCCGCGGCCCCCGTGGCCGTAGCTGCTCCGGCCACCCCCGCCCCTACCGCGGCTCCCCCCGTGGAGGAGCAGACGGAGTTTGACGTCATCCTGAAGTCCGCGGGGGCCAACAAGATCCAGGTGATCAAGGTGGTCCGGGAGCTCACGGGCCTCGGCCTAAAGGAGGCCAAGGACTTGGTGGACGGGGCCCCCAAGCCGGTGAAGGAGAGGGTATCCAAGCAGGAAGCGGAGGCCATTAAGGCGAAACTGGTAGAGGTGGGGGCGGAGGTCGAGATCAAGTAG